A region of Chrysemys picta bellii isolate R12L10 unplaced genomic scaffold, ASM1138683v2 scaf4868, whole genome shotgun sequence DNA encodes the following proteins:
- the LOC135980598 gene encoding putative methyltransferase DDB_G0268948, translating into MAVRLFEAQDHAVSYQKYRFPPPENLQSVIFSYLEEKKVDPIRLAVDVGCGSGQSTRVLAAHFEKVVGTDISEAQIEAAKQAASFPNVTYQ; encoded by the exons ATGGCTGTGCGTTTGTTCGAGGCACAAGATCATGCAGTTTCCTATCAGAAATACAgattccctccccctgaaaacctccaaagtgtcatcTTCTCTTACCTGGAAGAAAAG AAAGTAGACCCCATTCGGCTGGCAGTGGATGTCGGCTGCGGGTCGGGACAAAGCACTCGCGTACTCGCCGCTCATTTTGAGAAGGTGGTTGGAACAGACATCAGTGAAGCTCAAATAGAGGCAGCCAAACAAGCTGCTTCCTTCCCAAATGTTACTTACCAGTAA